One Thiocapsa bogorovii DNA segment encodes these proteins:
- a CDS encoding HlyD family secretion protein has protein sequence MTDTPSLASPGIRKWLLAAVAVTALAAIAVFAWMALRPSGPGVGFVKGNGRIEATEIDVATKLAGRVQEIMVNEGDFVEVGQPLAQMRIAVLDAQHDEAMALSRQAVTAVASAKAQVAVRESDTLAAQAMVGQRESELDAAQRRYARSETLSGKGMTTRQVLDDDRASVHGAQATLAGAEAQVTAAQAAITAAQAAVVGANSGVEASEATVARVDADIEDSLLKSPRAGRVQYRIAQPGEVLASGGKVLNLVDLADVYMTFFLPETVVGRVVLGSEVHIVLDAAPQYVIPARVSYVASTAQFTPKTVETASERQKLMFRVKAQIDPALLQRHLKLVKTGLPGMAWLKLDAQAAWPANLEIKVPD, from the coding sequence ATGACTGACACACCATCACTTGCTTCGCCGGGAATCAGAAAGTGGCTGCTCGCGGCAGTCGCCGTGACCGCTCTCGCGGCGATCGCCGTCTTCGCCTGGATGGCCTTGCGGCCTTCCGGCCCAGGCGTCGGCTTCGTCAAGGGGAACGGCCGCATCGAGGCCACCGAGATCGACGTCGCGACCAAGCTCGCCGGGCGGGTGCAGGAGATCATGGTCAACGAAGGCGACTTCGTGGAGGTGGGCCAGCCCCTGGCGCAGATGCGCATCGCGGTGCTCGACGCTCAGCATGACGAGGCCATGGCCCTGTCCCGGCAGGCCGTCACCGCCGTCGCCAGCGCCAAGGCACAGGTCGCCGTGCGCGAGAGCGATACGCTCGCCGCGCAGGCCATGGTTGGGCAGCGCGAGAGCGAACTGGATGCGGCGCAGCGGCGGTATGCGCGTTCCGAGACGCTGTCCGGAAAGGGGATGACGACCCGCCAGGTGCTTGATGACGACCGCGCCAGCGTGCATGGCGCCCAGGCGACGCTGGCCGGTGCAGAGGCCCAGGTGACCGCCGCTCAGGCGGCAATCACGGCCGCGCAGGCCGCGGTCGTCGGCGCCAACTCCGGCGTCGAGGCAAGCGAGGCGACGGTTGCCCGCGTCGACGCCGATATCGAGGACAGTCTGCTGAAATCCCCGCGCGCCGGGCGCGTGCAGTACCGCATCGCGCAGCCGGGCGAGGTGCTGGCCAGCGGCGGCAAGGTGCTCAACCTGGTCGACCTAGCAGACGTCTATATGACGTTCTTCCTACCCGAGACGGTGGTCGGCCGGGTGGTGCTGGGCAGCGAGGTGCACATCGTGCTCGATGCCGCGCCGCAGTATGTGATTCCGGCGCGGGTGTCTTATGTCGCCAGCACCGCCCAGTTCACGCCCAAGACAGTGGAGACGGCCAGCGAGCGGCAGAAGCTGATGTTCCGCGTCAAGGCGCAGATCGACCCTGCGCTGCTGCAAAGACACTTGAAGCTGGTCAAGACCGGCCTGCCAGGCATGGCCTGGCTGAAGCTGGATGCGCAGGCGGCGTGGCCGGCCAATCTTGAGATCAAGGTTCCGGATTGA